One uncultured Carboxylicivirga sp. genomic window, CAAAGCAATATTTAACATTTTCACTCCCAAACTCCATCAATTCTATCTCCACAAATATGGCAACTTCCATCACTTCTTAAGTTAGCGATCCTTATGCCTCCATCACGATTAATCATTTCTGTCTTGCAATTCGGACAAAAGGTTGAAGAAACATTCTGTTTGTGCACATTTCCTATATAAACATATTTCATGCCGACTTCTGCTGCTATTTGCCTGGCCTTCAAAAGAACCTCCAATGATGTCAAATTTAAATCTGAAAGATGATATGTTGGAACAAAACGGCTAAAATGAAGGGGCACCTGTCCAAAACCTTCTTTTACAAGCCATCTGCACATCTTTTCAATCATATTGACATCATCTGTCCATCCAGGTATAATCAAATTGGTTATTTCAAGCCAGGTATCAGAATCATTAATCAACTGCAATGCTTTCAATACAGGCTTAAGTGATCCTCCATTTAATTTGTTATATATTTTATCATCAAAACACTTCAAATCAATATTAGCTCCATCTATATATGGCAACAAATTATTCAAAGGTCTGGAGTTCATATAACCAGATGAAACCAAGACATTTTTTACTCCATGATCTTTTGCCTTTTCTGCAACATCCAACATAAATTCGTAAAAAACCACCGGATCAGTATAAGTATATGAGATACTCTCGCAATTTGTATCCAATACCATCTTGACGATCGATTCAGGTGCTAACTTTTGTGCACTATGCTCATCGACAGAATTTTGTGAAATTTGCCAGTTTTGACAATTCAAACAGGATAATACACAACCATTGGTACTGATTGAAAACGACTTGCTACCGGGCAGAAAGTGATAAAGTGGTTTTTTCTCAATAGGATCAACATGCATTGCAGAAACCATTCCATACGATAAAGAAAAAAGGGTTCCCTCTATATTTTGCCTTAC contains:
- the amrS gene encoding AmmeMemoRadiSam system radical SAM enzyme; translation: MKEASFYISKLNKVKCVLCPHTCVLEEGQIGLCRVRQNIEGTLFSLSYGMVSAMHVDPIEKKPLYHFLPGSKSFSISTNGCVLSCLNCQNWQISQNSVDEHSAQKLAPESIVKMVLDTNCESISYTYTDPVVFYEFMLDVAEKAKDHGVKNVLVSSGYMNSRPLNNLLPYIDGANIDLKCFDDKIYNKLNGGSLKPVLKALQLINDSDTWLEITNLIIPGWTDDVNMIEKMCRWLVKEGFGQVPLHFSRFVPTYHLSDLNLTSLEVLLKARQIAAEVGMKYVYIGNVHKQNVSSTFCPNCKTEMINRDGGIRIANLRSDGSCHICGDRIDGVWE